The window CGCTGCAAAAATAAAAGGTGCGCCCGTCCGTGAGTTGAATGGCGCAGGAAAAGCGGGGGTATTTGACCACCTTCATGGCGCAGAGCGGGCAGCGATCCTCAGGGCTGATCTGCATCCGGTGGGCTTGGTCCAGAGGTAGCCGCCCGGCCCGGGGCCCGCGGCCGCCCGAAGAACCGGCCCAGAGCCAGCCCGCTTTCACGAGCACGCCCCCCGCGGTAAGAAGCAGCGCCTGCCGCAGCAGCGCCCGGCGGCTGAAAGTCACATCGTCCGCGCCGCCTGAGCCGCGGCCGGTCACGCCTTGACCACTTTCATGCCGTCGCGGCTGTCCTGGACCACGTAGCCCATGGCCTGAATCTCGTCACGCAGCTGGTCCGCGAGGGCCCAGTTTTTGGCGGCGCGCGCCGCCTGCCGCCGCTCGACCAGGTCACGCAACGCCGCCGGCAGGCGCTCCTCCTGGTCGAGCTCCGCCAGCCCCAACCCCAGCACCTGGTCGAAGTCCAGGACCGCCGCCAGCTTTTGGGCATCGGTCAGGCTGGATTTGAGCATCTCCTGCACCACGGCCATGGCCCGCGGCATGTTGAGGTCGTCGTAGACGGCCTCGCGGAACTTGGCCTGGAAATCCGCCGGCAGCCCGCCGCCGGCGTCCCGGGGGGCGCTTTGCAGGCTGCGCACCTGGTTGTAGAGATGACGCAGGCCGTTTTGGGCCGCAGCGACACTCTCCTCGCTGTACTCCATCGGTTTGCGGTAGTGGGTCAGGAAGGTGGCAAAGCGGTAGGCCAGGGGGTTGATGTCCTTTTTGAGAAACGTGCTCTCCAGGGTCAGGAAGTTTTCGTCGCTCTTGGCCATTTTTTTGCCGCCGGCGATGTTCAGAAAGGCGCCGTGCATCCAAAAATTGAAAAACGGCTTGCCGGTGGCCGCCTCGGACTGGGCGATCTCGTTGGTGTGATGCACGTCGATGTGGTCCGCGCCGCCGCAGTGGATGTCCAGGTGATCGCCGAGATACTTCATGCTCATGGCCGAGCATTCGATGTGCCAGCCCGGAAAGCCCACCCCCCAGGGCGAATCCCACTCCATCTGGCGCTGCACCCCCGGGGGCGAAAACTTCCAGAGGGCAAAGTCGGTCATGTTGCGCTTTTCGGGGTTGCGCTCCACCCGGGCGCCCTCCTGCAGGGCTTCGAGATTCTGGTGGGAGAGCTTGGTGTAGTCCTTGAAACGCGCCGTGTCGAAGTAGAGGCCGTCGCTGGTGCGGTAAGTGTAGCCCTTTTCCTCCAGGACGCGGATCAGGGCGATCTGTTCGGGAATCGTCTCGGTCGCCCGGCACCAGACGCCGGGTTCGAGGATGTTGAGCCGGGCGATGTCCCGCTGGAAGGCCTGGGTGTAAAAGGCCGCGATCTCCCAGGCGCTTTTACCCTCGCGCCGGGCGCCCTTCTCCAGCTTGTCCTCGCCCATGTCGCGATCACCGGTCAGATGCCCCACGTCGGTGATGTTCATCACGTGTTTGACCGCAAAGCCGCTGTAGGTCAGCACCCGCTTGAGCACATCCTCGAAGATGAAGGTCCGCAGATTGCCGATGTGGGCGAAGTTGTAAACGGTGGGACCGCAGGTGTAGAGGCCGACGAAGTCGGGAAAAAGCGGGCTGAAAACCTCCTTGCGGCGCGTCAGGGTATTGTAGAGGGTAAGCGTCATGATCGATCCATTCCCGGGCGGTCGCCCTTGGGGCAGGGCCTTGCAGGCTGTGGCGCCGCGGGGCGCTCAGCGGCGGGCCGGTTCGGGCGGCGACAGGCGCCGCAGAAAGACCCAGAGGGCCGCGGCGGCCAGCACCATCGCCAAGCAGAGCACCTGCCCCATCGAGAATCCCAGCCAAACGGTGCCCAAATGGGCATCGGGTTGACGAAAAAACTCCAGCAGGAAGCGGACCCCGCCGTAGCCCAGCAGATAAAGGGGCAGCATCCCGCCGCGCAGCGCCACCCGTCGGCGCAGCGACCATAAAACCGCAAACAGCAAAACCCCTTCGAAAAGGGCCTCATACAGCTGGGAAGGGTGCCGCAGGAAGCGGTCGGGCGCGTGGGGAAAGACCATCCCCCAGGGGACGGTGGTGGGCCGCCCGAAGAGCTCGCCGTTGATGAAGTTGCCGATCCGGCCGAACGTGTAGCCCAAGGGCACCACCGGCGCATAGAGATCGGCCAGGTCGCGGAAATCGACCTTCGCCCTGCGGCAGTACCACCCTGCCGCGACCACCACCCCGATGAGGCCGCCGTGGAAAGACATGCCCGAAATTCCGGTAAAGGTCAACCCGTCTTCAAACCGGAAGGGCAGGAAAATTTCCAGGGGGTTGGCGAGGTAGTAGGAAAAATTGTAGAAGAGGACATAGCCCAGGCGGCCGCCGACGATAACCCCCAGAATCAAGGCGGTCAACGAATCCTGGATCTGGGGGGCGCCGAAATCAAACCGAGGCTCGCGGCACACCCGCCAGATAACCAGGCCGTAGGTAAGCCCGAAGGCCACGATATACATCAGGCCGTAGTATTGGACCTTGAAGCCGCCGACTTGAAAGAGGACCGGGTCCATGGTCGCCGGCAGGTGCTGCCACCAGTTCCAGAAGGTTGCCATGCAAAGCCTTTTCAGATTCGGCCTGGGAGCCGGGCATCAGGCCGCTTCGGATTCCATCGCCGCTGTGTAGGTACCCGAGCGGGCGGCACTGTTGAGCTGCGCGCGCCGGAGGAACCGCTGCTGGGCGGCGGCCACGTTGCCGGTCTGTCCCTGCCAGGCCTTGAGGGGCTGCTCTTGAAGGGCGCGGCCATATGAGAAGCTGAGCTCCCAGGGGTGCGGCCCGATGGCGTTCATGGCGCTCAGGTGCGCGGTGGCCAGCTCGGAGCTCTGCCCACCGGAGAGAAAGACAATCCCGGGCACCGCCGCCGGCACCACCTGACGCAGGCACCTGACCGTCGCCCGGGCGACTTCGGCGACCCCGGCCTGGGTCGGGCAGTCGATGCCGGAGATCACCATGTTGGGTTTGAGCAGGAGGCCCTCCAGACTGACGCAACTGTCAAAAAGCGCCGCGAACAGGCTTTGCAGGGCGGCGGCGGTCACGTCCCGACAGCGCCCGATGGTGTGCGTCCCATCCATCAGGACCTCGGGCTCGACAATCGGCACCAGCCCGGCCTCCTGGCACAACGCCGCGTAGCGCGCCAGGGCGTGGGCGTTGGCGGCGAGACACCAGCGGCTGGGGCGCCCCTCGCCGATGGTGATGACCGCCCGCCACTTGGCAAAGCGGGCACCGAGATCGTGGTATTCCCTCAGGCGCTCACGCAGCCCGTCCAGGCCCTCGGTGATTTTCTCCCCGTCAAAGCCGGCCAGGGCCTTGGCGCCTTTGTCCACCTTGATGCCGGCGAGGATCCCCTTTTGGGCGAGCAGCTCCGGAAACGGCCGGCCGTCGGCGGCGGTCTGCCGCAGGGTTTCGTCAAAGAGGATCACCCCGCTGATAAAGGCCTCCACCCCCGCGGTCTTAAACAGCAGCTCACGGTAGGCGCGGCGGGTTTCCGCGGTGGAAGCGACGCCGATCGCGTCGAAGCGCTTTTGAATGGTGGGCGTGCTTTCATCGGCGGCCAGGATCCCCTTTGCGGGGGCCACCAGCCGGCGGGCGATGGTTTCAAGCGCGGCAAGGTCCATTTTTCCCTCCTTGGGTTGCACGTCAGGGGCCGGGTGCCGGCCAAGCGGCAACTCCGGTGTGTTGCGCTGGAAGCCTAATGCCCCCAGAGCCTTTCGTCAAGAGAGGCCGGCCGGGAGCCACCCGCCGATCGCCGAAGCCCTTGTTTGCCGGTTGAACGCGAGGGGTCCGGCCGGTATGGGGCGGTGGCAGCGCTCAGGAAAGCGCCCGACTGCCGCAGGGAAAAAAAACCAGCGGCAGCAGGCCGCGCTCGGCAAAAAACCTTTGGGCACCAGGGTGCAGCGGAATGCTCATCCCCAAAAGGCCGGTTGCCGGAGAAATGTTCCGGAACTGGGAGTGGGCGTAGCGGAAGGGATCGAGGTCGGCGTAGGTCGCTGTCAGCAAAGCGTGAACGATTTCAGGCTCCAGGCCCTTGCGCGCGACGAGCAAGGACCGCACGGAAACGGTGGCGACATCCTGCCGGTTGCCGGCATACACGCCGGCGGGCATGAGAACGCGGGTGTAGCAGGGATGCCGATCGATGAGCCGGTCGACCGCCGGCCCGGCAATCGGGACCCAGGAAAGCGGCATCGTGCGGGCGAGATCCGACAGCGGCTGAAAACCGGCCACGGCGGTGGCGAAAACCCCATCCACACGCCCGGTCAGAAGTTCCGCCATGGCGGCCTCGAAATCCAGGGACGCTGCGCGGCTGAGATCCGCCACCGTCAGCCCCCAGGCATCCAGGACCTGCTTGGCGTTCTGGGCCGTTTCCGAACCGTCCGGGCCGATGCCCACCCGTTTTCCCCTGAGATCGGCCACCGAGGTGATGCCGGTATCAGCCCGGCAGACCAGCTGGACGTATTGCGAAAAAAGGCTGCAAACCCCCTGAAGTTCGGGGATCGGTTTTTCGAAAAGCGGCTTCCGGCCGTTGAACGCATCGGCGGCGATGTCATTTTGGATTATGGCGAAGTCGGTTTCACCCAGGCCGATCAATCTGGCGCTTGCCAGGGACCCGCCGGAGGTCTCGGCAGAGACTTTGACACCTTCAGGCTTGAGGTGCTTCCAGGTGATCTCGGCGATGATGCGCGCCACAGAATAGTTGGCGCCGGTCACCTCGCCGGCGGCGATGGAGACATAGCGCGGACCGGCGGCGTCGACGCCCAGGGCAACGGCAGCGGTCTGGCTGAGAACCATGCCGGCTGCAAAAATGGGGAACCACCACTTGAAGTTCATGATATGACGGGCCCCTTACTTGCGCTTCTTGCCCTTTTGCGCCGCGGCCGTTTCATTGATGAAATCCAGGAACGATTTGTAGGGCGCCATGTCCACCAGCGATTTCTTGGAAAAATCGGTCACGTCCATACCCAGATCGAGCCAGGTCTTGAATTGCTGATCGAAGGCGCTCTTGTAGGCCAGGTAATTTTTGAGGGTCAGCTGAAAATATTTTTCGAAAAACTCGCCCAACAGATTGTCGCCGTAGCGAATGACCAGTTCCAGCACCGGTACCGGCAGGAGCACGTTTTGCCGGCGGGCGGCCTCCAAGACCACCTGGGTCAGAATGAAGGCCGTGACATCCTCATTGGTCTTGGCATCCAGGACCTGGACCTGCCGTCCGGCTTTGATGAAATCGGCGACCTCGTTGATGGTGACGTACTTGCTTTGCTCGGTGTCGTAAAGACGCCGGTTGGCGTATTTTTTAAAAATCTTGACCTGCTCCACGATTGGTTCCTCTTCGGGCAGCCATCGATTCGTTCCGGCCCAAACGGCCCTGCAGGCCCTTGGGACCGCAGCCGGCAACGCCCGGGGGGGTTTGAGCGCCAGCCGCCACCGGCAACGCCCGCAGACGGACGACACGCTAAGGGGCCCCCGCTTTGTGCAGTGCACTATTAACACTTGACTTTTTCCGACCAACAGCATTAGCTTCATCCGTAGCACGAAAGCAATCCGGCCGGCAAACGATTCTTTCGTTTTTTGCCCCGCTCGCAGCATTCCGAAGTATTAAGGGCCGCACCGGCGCGGGCGGGAAATGCCCCTGATCGCCGCGCCACAATCCCCGATCACTGGAGCCAGCGATGACGCCCACCCCTCAAACCACCCGCCCAATCAGCGTGGACAGCCTCCTGACGCTAATGGGATCCACGCCGGCCGACAATCACGAGGGCCATCAGACCGCGGTTGCGCTGGTCAGCAACCTGGCCGGCAGCTATACCCGGGCCGTTTTCCAGACGCGGCGCATGCTGGATGCCATCAGCCTTTACCCGCTGGCCTGGGGCCCATGGGCGCTGGGGGCCGCCTGGCAAAGCCAGCTACTCAAATACAGCTTCATTGATCCGGTGAGACTGTGGGCCAAAATCTCGGTCTCCACCGGCCGCAACCCCGACGTTTATGCCGAGCAAAACGACCGCATCGAGGCCACCTATTCCGGTTTGCTGGCCAATTTTTGCGGCTTTTTCATCGAAAACGAATGCTTCGACCGGGAGAAAGCCCGACGGGTGGCCACAAGCCCCGAGGGGATCGCCTGGCTGCAGGCGGTGGTCCAGGACTTTGCCTGGCTCGAGCGGGCCTACAATTCCCGCGGCCTGACCGGGCTGATGGCCTTGAAGGACCTGTTGAAATGCCTGCTCATGCTGGTTACCGAGACCCCGCTGCAAAACGAGCCGCTGCCCTTTCGCAAAGCCGACCATGCCGACGCCACCCCTTACGACTTCAGCGACTACCTCGATCAGCTCCAGATCCGATTTGAAAACCTCTATGCCGAAAAAGCCTTCGACTACCGCGCCTACGGCGAAATTACCACCCAGGGCAAGCTCGGCTATTCGCCCTACGAGACGGTGGCCCACTCCAGGCACCATGCGGTCACCCTGCGCCACTACCCCCTGCCGCCGGGTATCGCCCCCAACGGCAAGGTCCTCTACATGAACACGCCCCTGATCAACAAGCCGGAAATTTTCGATCTGGGTCCCGGCAAATCAGTTATTGCCGGGATGCTGGAGGAGGGCTTCGCCGTCTACCTGGTGGATTACGGCAACCCCGGGCCCGAGGAGACGAACCTGGGTTTGGCCTTTTACGGCAAGGAAATACACGACCGCTATCTCGACCTGATCACCCAGCGCCACTCCGCAAGCGAGATCTGCGCCATGTGCTACTGCATGGGCGGCACCCTTTTTCTACCCTATCTCGCCCGCAGGGTTCAGGAGCGCTGGGCCCAGGGCAAGGAGATGGACATCCTCAAGGTGGTCCTGATGGCCTCCCCGTTTAATTTCGATGACACCGAAAGCGGCATGGGCCCCATGCGCACCGTCATCCGGCGCCACTACGACCGCGAGCTGATGGACGAACTCTTCGGGGCGGTCAACATTCCGCCCCAGGTCATCGAGGCGGGCATGCAGGAGATTCAACCCGGGGTGCGCTACAGCGTCCCGTTCGGCTTCTTTTCCAGGGCGCTGCGGCGCGAAGCCCTGCAGGATTCGGCCCCCTTTCTCTACTGGCTGACCCACGGCACCCGTTTTCCGGCCCGCGCCCACCGGGAGTGGCTCCAAAACGTGTACCTGGACAATCAGATCGCCCGCAACAAATTCTGCCTGCCCTCGACGGTGGCCGAACTGGACGGCCAGCCGGTGGATCTCCGCGCCCTGGTGGCCGCGGGGGTGTCCTCCTTCGATTACCGCGGCCTGCGGGACCCCATCACCCCCCCGGGGTCGTGCCTGAACACCATTCTGGATCCCGACCAGACCTGCGGCCTGCACACCGCCACCCGTTCGGGACTCAACCGCACCATCGAGAAAAATATCGGCCACATTTTCGTGGTCAGCCGCCAGTTGCTGGCGGAATATCTGGAAATGGTGAAGGCCTTTTTCCGCGAAGCCCCCGCGGGCTGACCCGGGCCACAGCGCCCGCGCCGAGCGCCAGGCCGCTGGGTAACCCCGGCAAACCAGCCGACAAACCAGTTTGTCGCAACGCGCCATAAACACCCTCCCCAACGGGGGCACCCCCGATTAAAACCTTTTAGAATATTGATTCGTGAAACAATCCTCACCTGTAATAAAATGGTGCGCTGCACAATTTATACTTGACAGGGGCCCCTCGGGCGGCTATATTGCGATTGAACAGGGCGGAATCCTCGGAAGAAACCGGCCGCCCGACAACAATCCACCGCACAGGAGAAGACAGCCCATGCAACCCACAGATTTCGCCAAACAGATCGTCGATTATCAGAAGGTCACCTTCAACAGCACGTTCAACACCCTGGCCAGATTGCAGGATCAAACCGAAAATCTCACCGCCGCCTTTCTTGAAAAAACCCTGGGCCTCCCCCGGGAAAGCCGGGAAGCCTACACCCAATGGGTGTCCGCCTGCAAAAAGGGCCGCGAGGAGCTCAAAAACACCATCGACAAAAACTTCAGCACCATCGAAGACTTTTTCGTCCCGGCCAAACCGGCCGCTGAAAAATCTTAAGGCGCGCACCCCGAGCCGATCGCAGCAGACCACGCTGGATTTTTCGGGTTCGCCCGCAAGGTCACCGGCGGCTGACACGCGCCGGAGGATTTGGGAAAACCAGCGCGGGGACATTGGATTAAGCCGATGACTTCCCCCACCAACCCACCAAAGGAGGAGAAACCATGGATCAAAAACAGATTCTCAAGCAGATGATCGATTTCAACAAGGCCACTTTTGACAACACCTTCAACGCCATCGTGATGCTTCAGGAGCAGGCCGAGCGGGCCGCCAACACGCTGCTGGAGCAGGCCAACTGGCTGCCGGAAGATGGCAAGAAGGCCATCAACGAGTGGGTCAAGGCCTACAAGAAGGGGCGTGAGGATTTCAAAAAAGTGGTGGACGAAAACTTTCAGAAGGTGGAATCGTTTTTTTCCGGCACGAAATAAAACCTGCGGCGGGCAGAAGGCTTCCGTTTAGCGCTGATTGCGCCCAACGCAGCTTGTGCTAACACCGCCCGCAGGCGCCCTTCCACAGCGGCAGCCCCGCTGCCGCTGTGGGACGCCCATCACGAGCATCAATTTTATGCACCTCAACGATCAAAGCCCAAGGCCGCCGGCGGCCCTGACCTGCGGGCGAACCGCAGCCATTTCGGCCGGTGGGCTTCAGGCCGCGCCGGGGATCGTCCCGGCCCCAAGGAGAGCCTCATGTCACCCCAAGCGCCCTTCACCTGGGAATCCTTTTTCTGGGAGCCTTACCTACCGAATTTCGAGCTGACGGATATGGAAGAAGCCATCTCCCAGGGACTCAGCGGGTTTGAAAAATTCTATACGCTTCTGGAAAAAAGCCCGGTCCTCACCCCCTGGTCCACCGCCGAGGACTGCATGAACCTCTATCGGGATTTCTTCGAAATCTGCCAGCGCGGCAGCGCAGGCTACCTGGAGCTTTTTGGCTGGATCCCCAAAAACGACTACGAAACCCTGACGGCCCGCTGCCGTGAACTGGAAAACCAGGCCGAAGCCTTCAAAACCATGGCCGCCGACAAAGACCGCGAGCTCAAGGCCCAGAAGCGCACCATCACCCGCCTGAACGAGACAATTGCCGGGCAAAAAGCAAAGCTGGCGGAACAGAAAAAGGAAATGACCCTTCAACAGAAGGCGATCGCCAAGCTGGAGGCCGATGCCGCCAAGCCGCCCAAGGCCAGACCCAAGGCCGCCTCCGAGGGAAAATAAATGGACCGACACTTCCTGGAATTCTGGGGTAATTTTCTGATCAACGCCGCCAAGGGACAGCAGCAGTTCGATGAGTTAACCCAGTGGATGCACCAGGGGTTCAAGGGTTTTGAAGAGCTTACGGCCCTCTTTCGCAAGGCTTACGGCCTGGAAAAACCGGAGAGCACGCCGGAATATCAGCAGACCTGGCACAAGGCGACGGGCGAGTTCAGAGAATCGCTGAATACCTATCTTTCCCTGCTGGGGGTCATACCGCTGAGCGAACATCTGGCGCTGGTGGAAAAATACGAGGCGCTGAAGAAGGAAAACGCGGACCAGCTCAAGACCATCCAGCGGCTGCGGGATCTTCTTCAACAGGATTCCGGCCAGACGGCCGTCGTGGAAAACTTCAAAGAGCTGGTCAGCCGCCAGAACGAGCAGTTTCAAAAGCTGATGGACAGCTTCGGCAGTTATGCCAAGGAGGCGTCGGGCGGCGCCAAAAAGCCAGTCAAGAAATAGGCGTGCCGCCAGCCGCAGACCGCCAAACGGACCAAACCCCAAGCGCCGGATTCGCGTTTTAAAGCACGGATCCGGCGCTTGGGGTTTTTGTGTTTCAAGCGGGGCGAACGCTCAGCGCTTAGGCGCCTTCGGGGGGCTTACGACGGCCTCGCCGTCCAAGACGACGGTCCCCTCCTGATTGCTGCAGGTCGTCTTGAGGGTCACCCGGTTTTTCTCGGCGTTGATCGCCGCCACCATCACCCGGGCGGTGATCGTATCACCCACATAGACCGGCGCCAGAAATTTGAGCTGTTGACCGACATAAATCGTCCCGGTTCCGGGAAGCCGGGTTCCGATCACGGCCGAAATGAACCCGGCGGAAAGCATCCCGTGGGCGATCCGCTTCTTGAAAAAGGTCCCCGCGGCATAGACAGCATCGATATGGGCCGGGTTGAAATCGCCGGTGACGCCGGCATACAGGTAGATGTCGCTTTCGGAAACGGTCTTGGAGAATTCGGCGGCATCCCCGACCTTCAGCCTGTCAATGGTCATACCGATCATCTGCGCCTCCTTTCGGCTGCATCCTCACAATTGGCGGCAAACGGGCGCCTAAAACCAGAGCCGATGGCTCCAGATATCCTCCTCGAGGCTCTTTTTGTCCTCCTGCAGGCTCAGGTAGAGTGAGGCGTTGCGGATGGCGAGGCCCCCCTGATGGGCGAGCGCCTGAACCAAGGTCACCATGTCTTCGGGGTAGTCGCGTTTCACCCCGCTGTAGAGCCGCATCACGC of the Desulfobacteraceae bacterium genome contains:
- the cysS gene encoding cysteine--tRNA ligase, whose translation is MTLTLYNTLTRRKEVFSPLFPDFVGLYTCGPTVYNFAHIGNLRTFIFEDVLKRVLTYSGFAVKHVMNITDVGHLTGDRDMGEDKLEKGARREGKSAWEIAAFYTQAFQRDIARLNILEPGVWCRATETIPEQIALIRVLEEKGYTYRTSDGLYFDTARFKDYTKLSHQNLEALQEGARVERNPEKRNMTDFALWKFSPPGVQRQMEWDSPWGVGFPGWHIECSAMSMKYLGDHLDIHCGGADHIDVHHTNEIAQSEAATGKPFFNFWMHGAFLNIAGGKKMAKSDENFLTLESTFLKKDINPLAYRFATFLTHYRKPMEYSEESVAAAQNGLRHLYNQVRSLQSAPRDAGGGLPADFQAKFREAVYDDLNMPRAMAVVQEMLKSSLTDAQKLAAVLDFDQVLGLGLAELDQEERLPAALRDLVERRQAARAAKNWALADQLRDEIQAMGYVVQDSRDGMKVVKA
- the lgt gene encoding prolipoprotein diacylglyceryl transferase, producing MATFWNWWQHLPATMDPVLFQVGGFKVQYYGLMYIVAFGLTYGLVIWRVCREPRFDFGAPQIQDSLTALILGVIVGGRLGYVLFYNFSYYLANPLEIFLPFRFEDGLTFTGISGMSFHGGLIGVVVAAGWYCRRAKVDFRDLADLYAPVVPLGYTFGRIGNFINGELFGRPTTVPWGMVFPHAPDRFLRHPSQLYEALFEGVLLFAVLWSLRRRVALRGGMLPLYLLGYGGVRFLLEFFRQPDAHLGTVWLGFSMGQVLCLAMVLAAAALWVFLRRLSPPEPARR
- a CDS encoding fructose-bisphosphate aldolase class I — translated: MDLAALETIARRLVAPAKGILAADESTPTIQKRFDAIGVASTAETRRAYRELLFKTAGVEAFISGVILFDETLRQTAADGRPFPELLAQKGILAGIKVDKGAKALAGFDGEKITEGLDGLRERLREYHDLGARFAKWRAVITIGEGRPSRWCLAANAHALARYAALCQEAGLVPIVEPEVLMDGTHTIGRCRDVTAAALQSLFAALFDSCVSLEGLLLKPNMVISGIDCPTQAGVAEVARATVRCLRQVVPAAVPGIVFLSGGQSSELATAHLSAMNAIGPHPWELSFSYGRALQEQPLKAWQGQTGNVAAAQQRFLRRAQLNSAARSGTYTAAMESEAA
- a CDS encoding TAXI family TRAP transporter solute-binding subunit, encoding MNFKWWFPIFAAGMVLSQTAAVALGVDAAGPRYVSIAAGEVTGANYSVARIIAEITWKHLKPEGVKVSAETSGGSLASARLIGLGETDFAIIQNDIAADAFNGRKPLFEKPIPELQGVCSLFSQYVQLVCRADTGITSVADLRGKRVGIGPDGSETAQNAKQVLDAWGLTVADLSRAASLDFEAAMAELLTGRVDGVFATAVAGFQPLSDLARTMPLSWVPIAGPAVDRLIDRHPCYTRVLMPAGVYAGNRQDVATVSVRSLLVARKGLEPEIVHALLTATYADLDPFRYAHSQFRNISPATGLLGMSIPLHPGAQRFFAERGLLPLVFFPCGSRALS
- a CDS encoding polyhydroxyalkanoate synthesis regulator DNA-binding domain-containing protein, whose translation is MEQVKIFKKYANRRLYDTEQSKYVTINEVADFIKAGRQVQVLDAKTNEDVTAFILTQVVLEAARRQNVLLPVPVLELVIRYGDNLLGEFFEKYFQLTLKNYLAYKSAFDQQFKTWLDLGMDVTDFSKKSLVDMAPYKSFLDFINETAAAQKGKKRK
- a CDS encoding MaoC family dehydratase, producing the protein MIGMTIDRLKVGDAAEFSKTVSESDIYLYAGVTGDFNPAHIDAVYAAGTFFKKRIAHGMLSAGFISAVIGTRLPGTGTIYVGQQLKFLAPVYVGDTITARVMVAAINAEKNRVTLKTTCSNQEGTVVLDGEAVVSPPKAPKR